Proteins encoded by one window of Nocardia goodfellowii:
- a CDS encoding LysR family transcriptional regulator — protein MVDVELRHLRTMAAIAEEGTFGRAADRLGYTQSSVSQQVASLEKAVGGALFDRPGGPRPVRITPLGEVVLAHGRELLARAKVLDDAVDRFRAGNGRIDIGSFPGVASRILPKVVRRLLDEHPGCDIRLSEVNSTDPQLGNLDLLFYDDRIDGDAEHVKLLDEHYLLVAEAGTFPEGPVPVRLLDDAPMVAWPPTYHQKWLERTLADSGARPRIVFRTTGHETVVAMVRAGIGSAVLPWLALHGSDVFTDTQLTIHHLQPSPTREMYLYWPPERTQSPLVARAIDIAVEAATELTDQRR, from the coding sequence ATGGTCGACGTTGAACTTCGCCATCTCCGGACCATGGCCGCCATCGCCGAGGAAGGGACGTTCGGGCGAGCGGCCGATCGGCTCGGCTACACCCAGTCATCGGTTAGCCAGCAGGTCGCCTCGCTGGAGAAGGCAGTCGGCGGCGCGCTTTTCGATCGGCCGGGCGGTCCGCGGCCGGTGCGGATCACTCCGCTGGGCGAAGTGGTTTTGGCGCACGGGCGCGAATTGCTCGCGAGGGCAAAGGTTCTGGACGATGCTGTCGATCGTTTCCGAGCCGGCAACGGCCGCATCGACATCGGGTCGTTCCCGGGTGTCGCCAGCCGCATCCTGCCGAAGGTCGTGCGGCGTCTGCTCGACGAGCACCCCGGTTGTGACATTCGGCTTTCGGAGGTGAACTCGACAGACCCGCAGCTCGGTAACCTCGACCTGTTGTTCTACGACGACCGGATCGACGGCGACGCCGAGCACGTGAAGCTACTCGACGAGCACTATCTGTTGGTGGCCGAAGCCGGCACTTTCCCCGAAGGTCCAGTTCCGGTGCGGCTACTCGATGACGCCCCGATGGTTGCCTGGCCACCCACCTACCACCAGAAATGGTTGGAACGAACCTTGGCCGATTCGGGCGCGCGGCCCCGCATCGTCTTCCGCACCACCGGGCACGAAACCGTCGTGGCGATGGTGCGCGCGGGCATCGGTTCAGCGGTCCTGCCCTGGCTGGCGCTGCACGGCTCCGACGTGTTCACCGACACCCAGCTCACCATCCACCACCTCCAACCCTCACCCACCCGCGAGATGTACCTGTATTGGCCGCCCGAACGTACCCAGTCACCTTTGGTGGCGCGGGCCATCGACATCGCCGTCGAAGCCGCCACCGAGCTGACCGACCAGAGGCGATAG
- a CDS encoding excalibur calcium-binding domain-containing protein, whose translation MQAVVILLGLLWLAIVLIAIVGLLRGSLDWAGLRNRKQAGWLLAASFVVLALIVVIAPDQRSGDGPAPSATASPATESKTTAAPTTTTPTTATTETTTSTTTTTVEPLRRAPFAPAPPPLPAPPPAPELETSSVPKSETSPTSESETSPAPESNTSPVPPSSPGVYYRNCTAARAAGAAPLFLGEPGYRSELDRDNDGIAGEV comes from the coding sequence ATGCAAGCAGTAGTGATCCTTCTCGGACTCTTGTGGTTAGCGATAGTTCTCATCGCCATCGTGGGGCTCCTGCGAGGAAGCCTCGATTGGGCTGGCCTCCGCAATCGCAAGCAAGCTGGTTGGTTGCTCGCCGCCTCGTTCGTCGTACTGGCGTTGATTGTCGTCATCGCACCCGACCAACGCTCGGGCGACGGGCCGGCGCCCAGCGCCACGGCGTCACCGGCCACGGAGTCGAAAACGACGGCAGCGCCGACCACCACAACCCCCACCACCGCTACGACGGAAACGACCACCTCCACCACAACAACGACTGTTGAGCCCCTACGACGTGCGCCGTTCGCGCCGGCGCCACCGCCTCTACCTGCGCCACCGCCTGCGCCGGAACTCGAGACTTCGTCGGTGCCGAAATCTGAGACTTCGCCTACGTCGGAATCTGAGACTTCGCCTGCGCCGGAGTCCAACACTTCGCCGGTGCCCCCGTCATCTCCTGGCGTCTATTACCGCAATTGCACCGCGGCTCGCGCTGCGGGCGCGGCACCCTTGTTTCTCGGTGAGCCCGGCTACAGATCCGAACTCGACCGTGACAACGATGGCATTGCCGGCGAGGTCTGA
- a CDS encoding NUDIX domain-containing protein yields MAETYSAGVLLFRRTSEGGTEVLLGHLGGPFWARKDLGAWSIPKGEYVPGEEDSEVAARREFTEELGLPVPEGVWMPLGEVGYGSGSKRKTVVVWAVEADLDPAQVVPGTFEMEWPPRSGRRAEFPEIDRVEWFELETAREKLSKGQQPYIERLAGQLG; encoded by the coding sequence GTGGCAGAGACCTATAGCGCGGGCGTGCTGTTGTTCCGGCGGACTTCCGAGGGTGGGACCGAGGTGCTGCTCGGGCACCTGGGTGGGCCGTTCTGGGCGCGGAAAGACCTTGGGGCGTGGTCGATTCCGAAGGGTGAGTATGTGCCGGGGGAAGAGGATTCGGAGGTGGCGGCGCGGCGGGAGTTCACCGAGGAGTTGGGGCTGCCGGTGCCCGAGGGGGTGTGGATGCCGCTCGGGGAGGTCGGTTACGGGAGTGGGAGCAAGCGGAAGACCGTGGTGGTGTGGGCGGTGGAAGCCGATCTCGATCCGGCTCAGGTCGTGCCGGGGACCTTCGAGATGGAGTGGCCGCCGCGCTCCGGGCGGAGGGCGGAGTTTCCGGAGATCGACCGGGTCGAGTGGTTCGAGCTGGAGACCGCGCGGGAGAAGCTGAGCAAAGGCCAGCAGCCCTATATCGAGCGGCTGGCCGGACAGCTCGGCTGA
- a CDS encoding phosphoribosylaminoimidazolesuccinocarboxamide synthase encodes MKHVHAGKVRDLYEDGETLLLVASDRISVYDVVLPTPIPDKGALLTQLSNWWFEFFADVPNHVVSTTDVPAEFAGRAVRVKPMKMVMVECVARGYLTGGGLKEYQATGTVSGIALPPGLRDGDKLPEPIFTPSTKASEGHDEAITFDDVVHQEGREVAEKLRDLTLDIYTRGAEHAASRGVIVADTKLEFGWDGEVLTLGDEVLTSDSSRFWPADQWTPGHPQPSFDKQFARDWSTSTGWDKEPPGPEIPADIVAATRRKYVEAYELITGRTWA; translated from the coding sequence TTGAAGCATGTGCACGCCGGTAAGGTGCGCGACCTGTACGAGGACGGCGAGACCTTGCTGCTCGTGGCTTCGGACCGGATCTCGGTCTACGACGTCGTACTGCCCACCCCGATCCCAGACAAGGGCGCGCTGCTGACCCAGCTGTCGAACTGGTGGTTCGAGTTCTTCGCCGATGTGCCCAACCACGTGGTGTCGACCACCGACGTGCCCGCCGAGTTCGCGGGCCGCGCTGTCCGCGTCAAGCCGATGAAGATGGTCATGGTCGAGTGCGTCGCCCGCGGCTATCTCACCGGCGGCGGCCTGAAGGAGTACCAGGCCACCGGCACCGTCTCCGGTATCGCGCTGCCGCCCGGTCTGCGCGACGGCGACAAGCTTCCCGAGCCGATCTTCACTCCCAGCACCAAGGCTTCCGAAGGTCACGACGAAGCCATCACCTTCGACGACGTGGTGCACCAGGAGGGCCGCGAGGTCGCCGAAAAACTCCGCGATCTGACCCTCGACATCTACACCCGCGGCGCCGAGCACGCGGCTTCGCGTGGCGTCATCGTCGCCGATACCAAGCTCGAATTCGGCTGGGACGGTGAAGTTCTCACGCTCGGTGACGAGGTCCTCACCTCCGATTCGTCACGCTTCTGGCCGGCTGATCAGTGGACACCCGGCCACCCGCAGCCGTCCTTCGACAAACAGTTCGCCCGCGACTGGTCCACCTCCACCGGCTGGGACAAAGAACCCCCCGGCCCCGAGATCCCCGCCGACATCGTCGCGGCCACCCGCCGCAAGTACGTCGAGGCCTACGAACTCATCACCGGCCGCACCTGGGCGTAG
- the pepN gene encoding aminopeptidase N, whose amino-acid sequence MSAPNLTREQAIERASTVQVENYRVELDLTDGAGKPGVETFFSRSTVTFTAQPGASTYIDIVARGVRSAVLNGTPVEVSEYDEEKGIALTGLAERNELVVEADCEYSNTGEGLHRFVDPTDDAVYLYTQFETADAKRMFACFDQPDLKATFDIRVTAPSDWKVISNGAAVDSLIAEPGKHVFKTTPRMSTYIVALIAGPYAEWTDEYTDEHGTIPLGIYCRASLAEHMDAERLFTETKQGFGFYHKNFGVPYAFGKYDQLFVPEFNAGAMENAGAVTFLEDYVFRSKVTRASYERRAETVLHEMAHMWFGDLVTMKWWDDLWLNESFATFASVLCQSEATEYKSAWTTFANVEKSWAYRQDQLPSTHPIAADIPDLHAVEVNFDGITYAKGASVLKQLVAYVGLEPFLAGLRAYFAEHAYGNATFDDLLSALEKSSGRDLSDWGAQWLKTTGLNILRPDFQVDADGNFTSFAVVQEGAAPGAGERRVHRLAVGVYDDQDGKLVRTKRVELDLPAAERTDVPELVGVPSGKFVLVNDDDLTYCSVRLDPDSLDVLVNRIGDIAEPLPRTLAWSAAWEMTRQAEMRARDFVALVQRGVGAETEIGVVQRLLMQAHTSIGSYADPAWAAATGWPEFADRLLELARAAEAGSDHQLAFVNALTGAKLEKRHTEVIRALIDSDPAESGLAGLTVDTDLRWRLVTALAAAGEIDAEGLETPFIDAELERDPTAAGKRQAAAAATARPQAAVKEQAWNTVMNDDSLPNITARSIVGGFAPAGQGDLLHAYTDRYFSDVPGVWERRSSEVAQTVVVGLYPSWDISQDAVAKADKFLADNHPPALRRLVSEGKAGIERSLRARAFDAS is encoded by the coding sequence ATGTCCGCACCCAACCTCACACGTGAACAGGCGATCGAACGCGCCTCGACCGTGCAAGTCGAGAACTACCGCGTCGAACTCGACCTCACCGACGGGGCGGGCAAACCGGGCGTGGAGACTTTCTTCTCCCGCAGCACAGTCACTTTCACCGCGCAGCCGGGCGCGAGCACCTACATCGACATCGTGGCGCGCGGGGTGCGGTCGGCCGTGCTCAACGGGACCCCGGTCGAGGTGTCGGAGTACGACGAGGAAAAAGGCATCGCCCTGACCGGCCTGGCCGAGCGCAACGAGCTGGTGGTCGAGGCCGACTGCGAGTACTCCAACACCGGTGAGGGCCTGCACCGCTTCGTCGACCCCACCGACGACGCGGTGTATCTCTACACGCAGTTCGAAACCGCCGACGCCAAGCGCATGTTCGCCTGCTTCGACCAGCCGGACCTCAAGGCCACCTTCGACATCCGCGTCACCGCGCCGTCGGACTGGAAGGTCATCTCGAACGGCGCGGCGGTGGACAGCCTGATCGCGGAACCCGGCAAGCACGTCTTCAAGACCACCCCGCGGATGAGCACCTACATCGTCGCGCTGATCGCCGGCCCCTACGCGGAGTGGACCGACGAGTACACCGACGAGCACGGCACCATCCCGCTCGGCATCTATTGCCGCGCGTCGCTGGCCGAACACATGGACGCCGAGCGCCTGTTCACCGAGACGAAGCAGGGATTCGGCTTCTACCACAAGAACTTCGGCGTTCCCTACGCCTTCGGCAAGTACGACCAGCTGTTCGTGCCGGAGTTCAACGCGGGCGCGATGGAGAACGCGGGCGCGGTCACGTTCCTGGAGGACTACGTCTTCCGGTCCAAGGTGACGCGCGCGTCCTATGAGCGCCGCGCCGAAACCGTGCTGCACGAGATGGCGCACATGTGGTTCGGCGACCTGGTCACCATGAAGTGGTGGGACGACCTGTGGTTGAACGAGTCGTTCGCGACCTTCGCCTCGGTGCTGTGCCAGTCCGAGGCCACCGAATACAAGAGCGCTTGGACGACATTCGCCAACGTGGAGAAGTCCTGGGCGTACCGGCAGGATCAGCTGCCCTCGACGCACCCGATCGCGGCCGACATCCCCGACCTGCACGCGGTCGAGGTGAACTTCGACGGCATCACCTACGCCAAGGGCGCTTCGGTACTCAAGCAGCTGGTCGCCTACGTCGGTCTGGAGCCGTTCCTGGCGGGTCTGCGCGCGTACTTCGCCGAACATGCCTATGGCAACGCCACTTTCGACGATCTGCTGTCGGCGCTGGAGAAGTCCTCGGGACGCGACCTGTCGGACTGGGGCGCGCAGTGGCTCAAGACGACCGGGCTCAATATCCTGCGGCCGGACTTCCAGGTCGACGCGGACGGCAACTTCACCTCGTTCGCGGTCGTCCAGGAGGGCGCGGCCCCCGGTGCCGGCGAGCGCCGGGTGCACCGTTTGGCCGTCGGCGTCTATGACGATCAGGACGGGAAGCTGGTCCGTACCAAGCGGGTCGAGCTGGATCTACCGGCCGCCGAACGCACCGACGTGCCCGAACTGGTGGGTGTGCCGAGCGGCAAGTTCGTGCTGGTCAACGACGACGACCTGACCTACTGCTCGGTGCGGCTGGATCCGGATTCGCTCGACGTGCTGGTCAATCGGATCGGCGATATCGCCGAACCGCTCCCCCGCACGCTAGCCTGGTCGGCCGCGTGGGAGATGACCCGGCAGGCCGAGATGCGGGCCCGGGATTTCGTCGCGCTGGTCCAGCGCGGCGTCGGCGCGGAGACGGAAATCGGTGTGGTGCAACGACTGCTGATGCAGGCGCACACCTCCATCGGCAGCTACGCGGATCCGGCCTGGGCGGCCGCCACCGGCTGGCCCGAATTCGCCGACCGCCTGCTGGAATTGGCGCGCGCCGCCGAAGCGGGCTCGGATCATCAGCTCGCCTTCGTCAACGCGCTCACCGGAGCGAAGCTGGAGAAGCGGCACACCGAGGTAATACGCGCGCTGATCGACAGCGATCCGGCCGAGTCGGGTCTGGCGGGGCTCACCGTAGACACCGATCTGCGCTGGCGACTGGTGACGGCGCTCGCCGCCGCCGGCGAGATCGACGCCGAGGGCCTCGAAACCCCCTTCATCGACGCGGAATTGGAGCGGGACCCGACCGCGGCGGGCAAGCGCCAGGCCGCGGCCGCCGCCACCGCCCGGCCGCAAGCCGCGGTCAAGGAGCAGGCCTGGAACACGGTGATGAACGACGACTCGCTGCCCAACATCACCGCGCGCTCCATCGTCGGCGGTTTCGCCCCGGCCGGCCAGGGTGACCTGCTGCACGCCTACACCGACCGCTACTTCTCCGACGTGCCCGGCGTCTGGGAACGCCGTTCCAGCGAAGTGGCCCAAACCGTGGTGGTCGGCCTCTACCCGTCCTGGGACATCAGCCAGGACGCCGTCGCCAAGGCCGACAAATTCCTGGCCGACAACCACCCGCCGGCCCTGCGCCGTTTGGTGAGCGAAGGCAAGGCGGGCATCGAAAGGTCGTTGCGCGCCAGGGCTTTCGACGCAAGCTAG
- a CDS encoding NAD(P)H-binding protein has translation MKILVTAATGNIGRKVVDHLLAAGAEDVRALSNHPERAAFPDEVEVVRGYLGKVSSLAGAFEGVDRMYLAPVLETVEEVVALARKAGVRHIVDLSGDESTDWQPIARAVEQSGPDWTHLFAGEFSENATIWCEQIRASDEVRDPCPEAANAPITMDDIARVAAKVLLSDGHAGKTYELTGPETLTRGEKIRQIGVALGRDLDVVKVSREEAIRLLQPGMGEYAEWYVDGITSMIDHPQQATTTVADLTGAATTFAQWATTNADQFR, from the coding sequence ATGAAGATTCTTGTCACGGCCGCCACCGGAAACATCGGTCGCAAGGTCGTCGATCATCTCCTCGCGGCGGGCGCCGAGGATGTGCGCGCCCTGTCCAACCATCCGGAGCGCGCCGCGTTCCCGGACGAGGTCGAGGTAGTCCGCGGATATCTGGGCAAGGTGTCCTCGCTGGCCGGCGCGTTCGAGGGCGTGGACCGGATGTACCTCGCGCCGGTACTGGAGACCGTCGAGGAAGTCGTCGCGCTGGCCCGCAAGGCGGGCGTGCGGCACATCGTCGACCTGTCCGGTGACGAGAGCACCGACTGGCAGCCGATCGCACGGGCGGTCGAGCAGTCCGGCCCCGACTGGACGCACCTGTTCGCCGGCGAGTTCAGCGAGAACGCGACGATCTGGTGCGAGCAGATCCGGGCCTCCGACGAGGTCCGCGACCCCTGCCCGGAGGCCGCGAACGCACCGATCACCATGGACGATATCGCCCGCGTCGCGGCGAAGGTACTGCTGTCGGACGGGCATGCCGGCAAAACCTACGAGCTCACCGGACCCGAGACATTGACTCGCGGCGAGAAGATCCGCCAGATCGGCGTAGCCCTGGGCCGCGACCTCGACGTCGTGAAAGTGTCGCGCGAGGAGGCGATCCGGCTCCTGCAGCCAGGTATGGGCGAGTACGCCGAATGGTATGTCGACGGCATCACGAGCATGATCGACCATCCCCAGCAGGCCACCACCACCGTCGCCGATCTCACCGGTGCGGCAACCACTTTCGCCCAGTGGGCAACGACCAACGCCGACCAGTTCCGCTGA
- a CDS encoding DUF5130 domain-containing protein has product MAGSKWPAVVESELPHGYALTSSGRVSGVHEAGDLFYEAPFSDHERLLMDNVLTEATRATKVRFNVYIGDLGADPAAGADAIFPGTLEAARSVLIAVSPNDNAIEVRSGHEVADRANDRVCQLGVTAAMSSFRQGELIDGLVSAVRVMAAAIGR; this is encoded by the coding sequence GTGGCAGGTTCTAAGTGGCCCGCGGTGGTCGAGTCCGAACTACCGCACGGATACGCACTCACCAGCAGCGGACGGGTGTCCGGCGTGCACGAGGCGGGTGACCTCTTCTATGAGGCGCCGTTCAGCGATCACGAGCGGTTGCTGATGGACAACGTGCTCACCGAAGCGACCCGCGCCACCAAGGTCCGCTTCAACGTCTACATCGGCGATCTCGGCGCCGACCCGGCCGCCGGCGCGGACGCGATCTTCCCCGGCACTCTCGAGGCCGCGCGCTCGGTGCTCATCGCCGTCTCGCCCAATGACAACGCCATCGAGGTGCGCTCCGGCCATGAGGTCGCCGATCGCGCCAACGATCGCGTCTGCCAGCTCGGCGTCACCGCCGCCATGAGTTCGTTCCGTCAGGGCGAGCTCATCGACGGTTTGGTCTCCGCGGTCCGCGTGATGGCCGCCGCCATCGGGCGGTAA
- the ctaJ gene encoding aa3-type cytochrome oxidase subunit CtaJ has translation MSILETVLIFVGIPLVIYAAIAGLSYLGKPLAGEKPAHFDLGQKWTQPPVLWSATDEVTGHSHHPVPTPHVGSTDYDPQESHGTHAAIESTGVELIGGRASGRF, from the coding sequence GTGAGCATTCTCGAGACAGTGCTGATCTTCGTCGGCATTCCGCTGGTGATCTACGCCGCGATCGCTGGATTGTCGTATCTCGGTAAGCCACTCGCCGGTGAGAAGCCGGCCCACTTCGACCTCGGTCAGAAGTGGACGCAGCCGCCGGTGCTGTGGAGTGCCACCGACGAGGTGACCGGGCACAGCCACCACCCTGTGCCTACGCCCCACGTCGGCTCCACCGACTACGATCCCCAGGAGTCGCATGGCACGCATGCGGCCATCGAATCCACCGGTGTGGAGCTGATCGGAGGTCGGGCAAGTGGCAGGTTCTAA
- a CDS encoding glycoside hydrolase family 13 protein has product MAGVTDTPEVRAAQPWWRAAVFYQVYPRSFADGDGDGIGDLIGVREKLGYLELLGVDALWICPVMRSPMADGGYDVSDPRDIDPLFGGMAAMDALLAEARARRIKVTMDLVPNHTSSEHPWFAAALAAGPGSRERDRYLFRDGRGPAGDEPPNNWPSIFGGPAWTRVTETDGRPGQWYLHIFAPEQPDLNWENPEVAADFEQTLRFWLDRGVDGFRIDVAHGMAKPEDLPDMPELDVSRLLAHDANDPRFNNPAVHEIHRKIRKVLDEYPHAVSIGEVWVDDNTRFGEYVRPDELHLAFNFRLAEVRFEAAAIRDAIENSLAAVEPVGASPTWTLSNHDIEREVTRYGGGAAGVARARAMILVELALPGAVFLYNGAELGLPNVDDLPEEALRDPMWERSGHTERGRDGCRVPMPWEGDAPPFGFTTGEPWLPMPPQWAALTADKQLEDLGSTVSLYRMAIELRGTRPEFRGSELEWRHSPQGCLEFRRPGGLICVVNTSPDPIPLPPGEFLLASMPLASGRLPADAAAWLVRVDTIT; this is encoded by the coding sequence ATGGCTGGTGTGACTGACACGCCGGAGGTTCGTGCGGCTCAACCGTGGTGGCGCGCGGCCGTGTTCTATCAGGTCTATCCCCGTTCCTTCGCCGATGGCGACGGTGACGGCATCGGCGATCTGATCGGGGTGCGGGAGAAGCTGGGTTACCTGGAACTGCTCGGCGTCGACGCGCTGTGGATCTGCCCGGTGATGCGCTCGCCCATGGCCGACGGCGGCTACGACGTCTCCGATCCGCGCGATATCGATCCGCTCTTCGGCGGTATGGCCGCGATGGACGCGCTGCTCGCCGAGGCCCGCGCCCGCCGGATCAAGGTCACCATGGACCTGGTGCCCAATCACACCAGCAGTGAACATCCCTGGTTCGCCGCCGCTTTGGCCGCCGGACCGGGCAGCCGGGAACGCGATCGCTACCTCTTCCGGGACGGCCGCGGGCCCGCGGGCGACGAGCCGCCCAACAACTGGCCCAGCATCTTCGGTGGTCCGGCGTGGACCCGGGTTACCGAGACCGACGGCAGACCGGGGCAGTGGTACCTGCACATTTTCGCGCCCGAACAACCGGATCTGAACTGGGAAAACCCTGAGGTCGCCGCGGATTTCGAGCAGACCCTGCGTTTCTGGCTGGACCGGGGCGTGGACGGATTCCGCATCGACGTCGCGCACGGGATGGCCAAACCCGAAGACCTACCGGATATGCCGGAGCTCGACGTCTCGAGGTTGCTGGCCCACGACGCCAACGATCCACGATTCAACAATCCCGCCGTGCACGAGATCCACCGCAAGATCCGCAAGGTGCTCGACGAATATCCGCACGCGGTGTCGATCGGCGAGGTGTGGGTCGACGACAACACCCGGTTCGGCGAGTACGTGCGTCCCGATGAACTGCACTTGGCCTTTAACTTCCGGCTCGCCGAGGTCCGATTCGAGGCCGCGGCGATCCGCGACGCGATCGAGAATTCCCTCGCCGCGGTCGAACCGGTCGGCGCGTCACCCACGTGGACGCTGTCCAACCACGACATCGAACGCGAAGTCACCCGGTACGGCGGTGGCGCCGCGGGAGTGGCACGGGCCCGGGCGATGATTCTGGTCGAGTTGGCGCTGCCCGGCGCGGTCTTCCTCTACAACGGCGCCGAACTGGGCCTGCCCAATGTCGACGACCTGCCCGAGGAAGCGCTGCGCGACCCGATGTGGGAACGCTCCGGGCATACCGAGCGCGGGCGCGACGGTTGCCGGGTGCCGATGCCCTGGGAGGGTGACGCGCCGCCGTTCGGCTTCACCACCGGCGAGCCGTGGCTTCCGATGCCACCGCAGTGGGCCGCGCTGACCGCGGACAAGCAGTTGGAGGATCTGGGTTCGACTGTGTCGCTGTACCGGATGGCGATCGAGCTGCGCGGCACCCGCCCGGAATTCCGGGGTTCGGAACTCGAGTGGCGGCACAGCCCGCAGGGGTGCCTGGAGTTCCGGCGACCCGGCGGTCTGATCTGCGTGGTCAATACCAGCCCTGATCCGATCCCCTTGCCGCCCGGGGAGTTCCTGCTGGCCAGCATGCCCCTGGCGTCCGGCCGGCTACCCGCCGACGCTGCGGCGTGGCTGGTCCGAGTCGACACGATCACCTAA
- a CDS encoding globin, translated as MSSGEQATTSFYEAVGGEQTFHRIIAAFYREVAADEVLRPLYPEEDLGPAERRLRMFLEQYWGGPRTYSDERGHPRLRMRHMPFKIGPVERDAWLRCMRIGVAEIEPEMLDDAHRKQLLDYLEMAANSLINSEW; from the coding sequence ATGAGTTCCGGAGAGCAAGCAACCACGTCGTTCTACGAGGCGGTCGGTGGGGAACAGACCTTCCACCGCATCATCGCCGCGTTCTATCGCGAGGTCGCCGCCGACGAGGTTCTGCGTCCGCTCTACCCGGAGGAAGATCTCGGTCCCGCGGAGCGCCGGTTGCGGATGTTCCTGGAGCAGTACTGGGGTGGCCCGCGCACGTACTCCGACGAGCGTGGCCATCCGCGCCTGCGTATGCGGCACATGCCGTTCAAGATCGGCCCGGTGGAACGCGACGCCTGGTTGCGCTGCATGCGCATCGGCGTCGCCGAGATCGAGCCGGAGATGCTGGACGACGCGCACCGCAAGCAGTTGCTCGACTACCTGGAGATGGCCGCGAATTCGCTGATCAACAGCGAGTGGTGA
- a CDS encoding HNH endonuclease: protein MKQRHGRPHEARTHRQLQPADVHNRGSGATPLHILSDHHPGAAHRAGEVHHGHHLTAVSTEAVNWLKRPVLLLNATYEPLTALSARRAVVLLICDKADPVHHSVEGPVVHSAESSIPVPSVIRLRNYVHVPYRARVPMTRAALMHRDRYRCGYCGAKAETIDHVIPRSRGGEHSWENCVASCAPCNHRKADKMLSELGWTLRHPLVSPKGPHWRLLSTSTELDPVWLQYLGEGAA from the coding sequence ATGAAACAACGGCACGGCCGCCCACACGAGGCCCGGACGCACCGACAACTCCAGCCCGCCGACGTCCACAATCGTGGGTCGGGGGCTACTCCGCTGCATATCTTGTCCGACCACCATCCGGGCGCCGCTCATCGCGCCGGTGAGGTACATCACGGCCATCACCTCACCGCTGTTTCCACCGAGGCCGTCAACTGGTTGAAGCGCCCGGTGCTGCTGCTGAACGCCACCTACGAGCCGCTCACCGCTCTGTCCGCCCGTCGCGCGGTCGTCCTGCTCATCTGCGACAAAGCCGATCCCGTGCATCACAGCGTCGAAGGCCCGGTCGTGCATTCCGCGGAATCCTCGATCCCGGTGCCCTCGGTCATCCGCCTGCGCAACTACGTGCACGTCCCCTATCGCGCCCGCGTACCGATGACCAGGGCAGCGCTCATGCATCGCGACCGGTACCGCTGCGGGTACTGCGGCGCGAAGGCCGAGACCATCGATCACGTCATCCCGCGCAGCCGCGGCGGCGAGCATTCGTGGGAGAACTGCGTCGCCAGCTGCGCACCCTGCAATCACCGCAAGGCCGACAAAATGCTGAGCGAACTCGGCTGGACCCTGCGTCACCCGCTGGTCTCGCCGAAGGGACCGCACTGGCGATTGCTGTCGACCTCCACCGAGCTGGATCCGGTGTGGTTGCAGTACCTCGGTGAAGGCGCCGCCTAG
- a CDS encoding helix-turn-helix domain-containing protein, which produces MVQDEPMTASPQAVIAESLRRERARAGLSLTEVANRAGIAKSTLSQLESGSGNPSIETLWALCVALNMPFSRLLDPPRPNVHVIRAGEGPRLAAEHSDYSATLLAVSPPNSRRDLFRITAEPGHARVSDPHMPGCTEHVLLASGRALVGPVDAPVELGPGDYICYPGDAPHVFEALEAGTWATLVNEYAS; this is translated from the coding sequence ATGGTGCAGGACGAACCGATGACGGCGTCACCACAGGCGGTGATCGCCGAGTCGCTGCGGCGCGAGCGCGCCCGCGCCGGGCTCTCGCTCACCGAGGTGGCGAACCGCGCGGGCATCGCGAAATCCACACTCTCCCAACTGGAATCGGGCAGCGGCAATCCGAGCATCGAAACGCTCTGGGCGCTGTGCGTGGCGCTGAACATGCCGTTCTCCCGCCTGCTCGACCCGCCCCGGCCCAACGTGCACGTCATCCGCGCGGGGGAGGGCCCGCGCCTGGCGGCCGAGCACTCCGACTACAGCGCGACCCTGCTCGCGGTGAGCCCGCCGAACAGCCGGCGCGATCTGTTCCGGATCACCGCCGAGCCCGGCCACGCCCGCGTCTCGGACCCGCATATGCCCGGCTGCACCGAGCATGTGCTGCTCGCCAGCGGCCGCGCACTGGTCGGGCCGGTGGACGCGCCGGTGGAACTCGGCCCCGGTGACTACATCTGCTACCCGGGCGACGCCCCGCACGTCTTCGAAGCCCTCGAGGCGGGCACCTGGGCGACGCTGGTCAACGAATACGCGTCCTAG